In a genomic window of Agrobacterium tumefaciens:
- a CDS encoding heavy metal translocating P-type ATPase, with protein sequence MLGGFNVVYDTALIATTILVILALTGQIFVSLRRKEFGLDTIALLSMSSALIFGEHLAAAVVALMYSGGQYLESIAEGRARRDMTALLQRAPRLATRRRGENLEEITIEAVETGDRLVVRRGDIVPADGALAEDAVLDEAALTGEALPVNRKRGQPVMSGSANAGNLFEMIVTKPASESTYAGIIRLVEAAHNSKAHMSRLADRYALAFLLTTLSIAGLAWLLSGDPVRAVAVLVVATPCPLILAVPMAWTAGMSRAASAGLIVKGADILEKLGQVRTLVLDKTGTLTDGQPHLAVINALADENHLLRLIASLDQGSNHVAARAVVAAALDRGLALTPPTHVSEKPGEGISGTIGCTQVARGGLNYIASKVADVPTLGQAEVMTAAIAVDGKFAGTLLFSDALREGAGEALAELKRLGLNRIILATGDRADVARRIAEGLPLDEIRAELTPLQKIELVQKEVRQAPTMMVGDGVNDAPALAAADIGLAMGLHGSAAAVEAADAVLLAERLERIGDGVRIARDCRRIAMQSVVAGIGLSVAAMTVASFGYLKPVEGAIVQEVIDVAVVLNALRALRIRRWLIRAKAPIVAV encoded by the coding sequence ATGCTTGGTGGTTTCAATGTTGTCTACGATACCGCGCTGATAGCTACGACCATTCTTGTGATCCTTGCGCTTACGGGACAGATTTTCGTCAGCCTTCGGCGAAAGGAATTCGGACTCGATACGATCGCGCTGTTATCAATGAGCTCGGCATTGATTTTCGGCGAACATCTGGCTGCCGCCGTCGTCGCCCTGATGTATTCCGGCGGTCAATATCTGGAAAGCATCGCCGAAGGTCGCGCGCGACGAGACATGACAGCGCTTCTGCAGCGGGCACCCCGATTGGCAACGCGGCGCCGGGGCGAAAATCTGGAAGAAATCACCATCGAGGCGGTCGAAACCGGCGATCGGCTTGTGGTGCGAAGGGGCGACATTGTGCCTGCTGACGGTGCGCTTGCAGAAGACGCCGTTCTGGACGAGGCGGCACTCACCGGCGAAGCCTTACCCGTCAACAGAAAACGCGGACAGCCTGTCATGAGCGGGTCTGCCAATGCTGGCAACCTCTTCGAAATGATTGTCACCAAACCGGCAAGCGAGAGCACCTACGCTGGAATCATCCGGCTGGTCGAGGCTGCTCACAACAGCAAGGCACATATGTCGCGTCTGGCCGACCGCTACGCCCTTGCCTTTCTCCTGACGACGCTTTCGATAGCGGGACTTGCATGGCTGCTGAGTGGTGATCCGGTCCGTGCGGTCGCCGTGCTCGTCGTCGCAACCCCCTGCCCTCTCATCCTGGCCGTTCCTATGGCGTGGACTGCAGGTATGTCGCGTGCAGCGAGTGCTGGGCTCATCGTAAAAGGGGCCGATATTCTTGAAAAGCTCGGGCAAGTAAGAACACTCGTTCTCGACAAGACCGGAACTCTTACCGACGGTCAGCCCCATCTTGCAGTCATCAATGCATTGGCGGATGAAAATCATCTGCTCCGGCTGATTGCCTCTCTCGACCAGGGCTCCAACCATGTGGCCGCGCGCGCCGTGGTTGCGGCCGCCCTTGACCGCGGCCTTGCTTTGACGCCGCCCACGCACGTCTCGGAAAAACCGGGCGAAGGGATTTCAGGAACGATAGGATGCACGCAAGTTGCCAGAGGTGGTCTGAACTATATAGCTTCGAAGGTAGCCGACGTGCCAACTCTCGGGCAGGCAGAAGTGATGACCGCCGCGATTGCTGTTGATGGAAAATTTGCCGGCACACTGCTTTTTAGCGACGCGCTTCGCGAGGGTGCTGGAGAAGCCCTGGCCGAACTGAAACGGCTCGGGCTTAACCGCATCATTCTAGCGACCGGCGATCGCGCCGATGTGGCGCGCCGCATTGCCGAGGGATTACCCCTCGATGAAATCAGGGCCGAACTTACGCCACTGCAAAAGATCGAACTGGTGCAAAAGGAAGTCCGTCAAGCGCCTACCATGATGGTTGGCGACGGGGTGAACGACGCGCCGGCACTTGCTGCGGCGGATATCGGACTGGCCATGGGCCTGCATGGATCGGCAGCAGCAGTTGAAGCAGCGGATGCGGTTCTGCTTGCCGAACGGCTGGAACGCATCGGCGACGGCGTACGAATCGCAAGAGACTGCCGGCGGATAGCGATGCAGAGCGTCGTGGCCGGAATCGGGCTATCCGTAGCCGCCATGACCGTTGCATCGTTCGGGTATCTCAAACCAGTCGAGGGCGCAATTGTCCAGGAAGTGATTGACGTCGCGGTCGTCCTTAATGCGTTGCGCGCCCTTCGAATAAGAAGATGGTTAATCCGAGCAAAGGCGCCCATAGTCGCGGTATAG
- a CDS encoding phosphoketolase family protein → MQPENVSMTTCEITSQELALVDRYWRAANYLSIGQIYLLDNPLLREPLRAEHIKPRLLGHWGTTPGLNFIYTHLNRVIRNRDLDMIYVCGPGHGGPGMVASTYLEGSYSEIYPQISEDAAGMRKLFRQFSFPGGIPSHAAPETPGSIHEGGELGYALVHAYGAAFDNPELIVTCVVGDGEAETGALAASWHSSKFLNPSRDGAVLPILHLNGYKIASPTLLARMSDTELDHLFRGYGYEPFFVEGHEPEKMHRQMAAALDQAIDRIRAIQADARGGGLDGLPRWPMILLRSPKGWTGPKEVDGKKVEDFWRAHQVPVANCRENEGHRRILEDWMRSYRPDDLFDANGRLKEELRALSPVGTRRMGANPHANGGILRKELRVPDIRDYAIPVEKRGALMIQTTEILGRYLRDILKLNRTDANFRIFGPDETESNRLGAVFDATSRVWMQEIKPYDVHLSRDGRVMEVLSEHLCQGWLEGYLLTGRHGFFSCYEAFIHIVDSMFNQHAKWLKVARELPWRKPVSSLNYLLTSHVWRQDHNGFSHQDPGFIDLVANKKADIVRIYLPPDANTLLWVGDHCLRTWNRINVIVAGKQPEPQWLTMDEAVKHCEAGIGIWDWAGNEDGVIAPDVVMACAGDVPTMETLAAVTLLRQAIPELKIRVVNVVDLMTLQSQEQHPHGLSDEEFDRLFTTDRPVIFAYHGYPYLIHRLTYKRTNHQNIHVRGFIEEGTTTTPFDMTVLNELDRFHLALSAIDRVPGLRNKAAGVVGMLEAKLAEHTRYVREYGEDMPEIRNWTWQG, encoded by the coding sequence ATGCAGCCCGAAAATGTTTCGATGACAACTTGCGAGATCACCTCTCAGGAACTCGCGCTTGTGGATCGCTACTGGCGCGCCGCCAATTACCTCTCAATCGGCCAGATATACCTGCTCGACAATCCGCTTCTGCGCGAACCGCTGCGGGCAGAGCACATCAAGCCGCGCCTGCTCGGCCACTGGGGCACGACGCCTGGTCTAAATTTCATTTACACCCATCTCAACCGTGTCATCCGCAACCGCGATCTCGATATGATCTATGTCTGCGGTCCCGGTCATGGGGGCCCTGGCATGGTGGCAAGCACCTATCTCGAAGGAAGCTACAGCGAAATCTACCCGCAGATTTCCGAGGACGCTGCGGGCATGAGGAAACTTTTCAGGCAGTTCTCGTTTCCAGGCGGCATACCAAGCCATGCCGCTCCGGAAACACCCGGCTCCATTCACGAGGGCGGCGAGCTCGGTTATGCTCTGGTGCATGCCTATGGCGCGGCCTTTGACAATCCGGAGCTGATCGTCACCTGTGTTGTGGGTGATGGAGAGGCCGAGACCGGAGCGCTCGCGGCAAGCTGGCATTCCAGCAAATTCCTGAACCCCTCGCGCGACGGGGCGGTGCTGCCCATTCTGCATCTTAACGGCTACAAGATCGCCAGTCCAACCCTGCTCGCCCGCATGAGCGATACGGAACTCGACCATCTCTTCCGGGGTTACGGCTATGAGCCATTCTTTGTCGAAGGACATGAACCGGAAAAGATGCACCGGCAAATGGCGGCCGCTCTCGATCAGGCCATCGACCGCATCCGCGCCATTCAGGCTGATGCCCGTGGCGGGGGACTGGATGGCCTGCCGCGCTGGCCGATGATCTTATTGCGCAGTCCCAAGGGCTGGACAGGACCCAAGGAAGTAGACGGCAAGAAGGTCGAAGACTTCTGGCGTGCCCATCAGGTGCCGGTCGCCAATTGCCGCGAGAATGAAGGCCACCGCAGGATCCTCGAAGATTGGATGCGCAGTTACCGTCCCGATGATCTTTTCGACGCGAACGGCCGGCTGAAAGAGGAGCTGCGCGCCCTTTCTCCGGTGGGCACACGGCGCATGGGTGCCAATCCGCATGCAAATGGTGGCATTTTGCGCAAGGAGCTTCGCGTACCGGATATCCGCGATTATGCGATCCCGGTGGAAAAACGTGGCGCGCTTATGATCCAGACGACAGAAATCCTCGGCAGATATCTGCGCGATATTCTCAAGCTTAACCGTACTGACGCCAACTTCCGCATCTTCGGACCGGATGAAACGGAATCGAACCGCCTCGGAGCGGTCTTCGACGCCACAAGCCGGGTCTGGATGCAGGAAATCAAGCCTTACGATGTCCACCTGTCACGCGACGGACGGGTGATGGAGGTGCTTTCCGAACATCTGTGCCAGGGCTGGCTGGAAGGTTATCTCCTCACCGGCCGGCATGGCTTCTTTTCCTGTTACGAAGCCTTTATCCACATTGTCGATTCAATGTTCAACCAGCATGCCAAGTGGCTGAAGGTCGCTCGTGAACTGCCTTGGCGCAAGCCGGTCTCCTCTCTAAACTATCTGCTCACCTCGCATGTCTGGCGGCAGGACCACAATGGCTTTTCCCATCAGGACCCTGGCTTCATCGACCTCGTCGCCAACAAGAAAGCCGATATCGTCCGCATCTATTTGCCGCCGGACGCCAACACCCTGCTCTGGGTCGGCGACCATTGTCTGAGGACATGGAACCGCATCAACGTCATCGTAGCCGGCAAGCAACCGGAACCACAATGGCTGACCATGGATGAGGCGGTGAAGCATTGCGAGGCCGGTATCGGCATATGGGACTGGGCTGGCAATGAGGATGGCGTCATAGCACCCGACGTCGTGATGGCCTGCGCCGGCGACGTGCCGACGATGGAAACGCTGGCCGCCGTGACCCTGCTACGACAGGCGATACCCGAACTGAAGATCCGCGTCGTCAATGTCGTTGACCTGATGACGCTTCAATCGCAGGAACAACACCCGCACGGGCTGTCGGATGAGGAATTTGACCGCCTTTTCACCACAGATCGGCCGGTCATCTTCGCCTATCACGGCTATCCATATCTGATCCATCGGCTCACGTACAAGCGTACCAACCACCAAAATATCCATGTCCGCGGTTTCATCGAAGAGGGGACAACCACGACGCCCTTCGATATGACGGTTCTGAACGAACTCGACCGGTTCCACCTCGCCCTTTCGGCAATCGATCGTGTGCCAGGCCTCAGGAATAAGGCTGCAGGCGTTGTGGGAATGCTCGAGGCAAAACTTGCGGAACATACACGTTACGTCCGGGAATATGGCGAAGACATGCCAGAAATCCGCAACTGGACCTGGCAAGGGTGA
- a CDS encoding acetate/propionate family kinase has translation MHETLLLTFNAGSSTVKIGIFRLDRQTPKRIGKAVVDFSDRPLTLHLAEGPTRLDLPLKSDVEEDLAALMDEVFCALAAHFDLDSVTAAGHRIVHGGDIFDGPVRINDQTMERMRSLVDMAPLHQPQALRLVRAVTHLRPKLLQTASFDTTFHSTQTDLVRRFAIPRAFHDQGIKRYGFHGLSFRYVARALTERAPEIADGKVIIAHLGSGASLCAIERGKSCDTSMGFSTLDGIPMAKRPGAIDPGVLLHLIGPLGKTRAELEDILYHRSGLLGVSGLSGDTRELLKDNSRQAREAIELFILRVAGEIGRLTSTLGGLNGLVFTAGIGENQPDIRAGIASRLLWLGAELDEHANQRNALTISSKASRIAIHVIPTDEEQMIAEECLSIFSPGG, from the coding sequence ATGCATGAGACACTCCTCCTGACCTTTAATGCTGGTTCCTCAACGGTGAAGATCGGTATTTTCAGGCTCGACCGGCAAACACCGAAACGCATCGGCAAGGCAGTGGTTGATTTTTCCGATCGGCCGTTGACGCTGCATCTGGCGGAGGGACCGACCCGGCTTGATCTACCCTTGAAAAGCGATGTTGAGGAAGACCTTGCCGCACTGATGGATGAGGTGTTTTGCGCGCTGGCAGCCCATTTCGATCTCGACAGCGTCACGGCTGCCGGTCACCGCATCGTGCATGGTGGCGACATATTCGACGGTCCGGTCCGGATCAACGATCAAACCATGGAACGGATGCGATCACTCGTGGACATGGCGCCGCTGCATCAGCCGCAGGCGTTGCGACTGGTTCGGGCAGTGACGCACCTGCGACCGAAACTCTTGCAGACGGCCTCCTTCGACACGACTTTTCATTCAACGCAGACCGACCTTGTACGACGCTTCGCCATTCCCCGCGCCTTTCACGACCAGGGCATAAAGCGCTACGGCTTTCACGGGCTTTCCTTCCGTTACGTGGCGCGAGCTCTGACCGAAAGGGCGCCCGAGATCGCCGACGGAAAGGTAATAATCGCCCATCTCGGGAGCGGCGCAAGTCTTTGCGCCATCGAGCGCGGCAAAAGCTGTGATACGAGTATGGGCTTTTCCACCCTCGACGGCATTCCCATGGCGAAGCGTCCCGGTGCAATCGATCCGGGGGTGCTGCTTCATTTAATTGGGCCGCTGGGGAAAACGCGAGCAGAACTCGAAGATATACTTTACCACAGGTCCGGTCTTCTCGGCGTTTCGGGCCTTAGCGGCGACACCCGTGAGCTTCTCAAGGACAATAGTAGGCAAGCTCGCGAAGCGATCGAGCTTTTCATACTCAGGGTCGCCGGCGAGATCGGTCGTCTGACTTCAACACTTGGCGGGCTGAACGGGCTGGTCTTCACCGCCGGCATTGGCGAGAACCAGCCGGATATCCGCGCCGGGATCGCAAGCCGGCTGCTCTGGCTGGGCGCCGAGCTTGACGAGCACGCCAATCAGCGCAACGCGCTGACGATCAGCTCCAAGGCAAGCCGGATTGCCATCCATGTCATCCCCACAGACGAAGAGCAGATGATTGCCGAGGAGTGCCTCTCCATTTTCTCACCGGGCGGATGA
- a CDS encoding response regulator, translating into MAANQGHLLIVDDDVRVRQMLTRFFEGEGYHVSAAADGVQMRSHLRRNEIDAILLDLTLPGAQDGLDLAREVRMDSDVPIIMLTGRDDVVDRIVGIEIGADDYIAKPFHLREVQARLKSILRRRLPVNRPRPHEMLCFDGLSLDLSRRQLLSCGGSKIELTTGEFDMLVTFTRHPGRVLTRDFLMEETRSRRLDAFDRSIDAQVARLRRKIETDSKHPNIIKSVRGVGYVFVASIEEPSPSTVRRS; encoded by the coding sequence ATGGCAGCGAACCAGGGTCACTTGCTCATTGTCGATGACGACGTAAGGGTGCGACAGATGCTCACGCGTTTTTTTGAAGGAGAGGGATATCACGTCAGCGCCGCGGCGGACGGTGTCCAGATGAGATCACATCTCAGACGCAATGAAATCGACGCGATCCTCCTTGATCTCACCCTCCCGGGTGCTCAGGATGGTCTTGATCTCGCCCGAGAAGTCCGGATGGATTCGGATGTGCCTATCATCATGCTGACCGGCCGTGACGACGTAGTGGATCGCATCGTGGGCATTGAGATCGGCGCTGACGACTATATTGCCAAACCGTTTCATCTTCGCGAGGTACAGGCGAGGCTGAAGTCGATCCTGCGCCGCCGTCTGCCGGTCAATCGGCCGCGCCCACATGAAATGCTTTGCTTCGACGGCTTGTCACTCGACCTGTCTCGCCGCCAGCTTCTTTCGTGCGGAGGGTCCAAGATTGAGCTGACGACCGGTGAATTTGATATGCTTGTGACGTTTACCAGGCATCCAGGTCGGGTTTTGACACGTGATTTTCTAATGGAGGAAACGCGATCGCGCCGTCTGGATGCATTCGACCGGTCCATCGACGCGCAGGTCGCACGTCTGCGCCGAAAAATCGAAACCGACAGCAAGCATCCAAACATCATCAAGTCTGTTCGCGGCGTCGGTTATGTCTTTGTCGCATCGATTGAAGAGCCGTCACCTTCAACGGTACGAAGATCATAG